A section of the Pseudorasbora parva isolate DD20220531a chromosome 2, ASM2467924v1, whole genome shotgun sequence genome encodes:
- the gper1 gene encoding G-protein coupled estrogen receptor 1, with protein MEEQTTTVITIYVNGTEQFNSSYEFNLTDVKESIDTYEFYAIGLFLSCLYTIFLFPIGFIGNILILVVNLNHRDKMTIPDLYFVNLALADLILVADSLIEVFNLNEKYYDYAVLCTFMSLFLQVNMYSSIFFLTWMSFDRYVALASSVSSSPLRTMQHAKLSCSLIWMASILATLLPFTIVQTQHTGEVHFCFANVFEIQWLEVTIGFLVPFSVIGLCYSLIVRILMRAQKHRGLWPRRQKALRMIVVVVLVFFICWLPENVFISIQLLQGTADPSKRSDTTLWHDYPLTGHIVNLAAFSNSCLNPIIYSFLGETFRDKLRLFIKRKANWSVVYRFCNHTLDLHIPVRGESEV; from the coding sequence ATGGAAGAACAGACTACCACTGTGATTACGATTTACGTGAATGGCACTGAGCAATTCAATTCTTCGTATGAATTCAACCTAACCGATGTGAAAGAAAGCATAGACACCTATGAGTTTTATGCCATTGGCTTGTTTCTTTCCTGCCTTTACACCATATTCCTGTTCCCCATTGGCTTCATTGGGAACATCCTCATTTTGGTGGTCAACCTCAACCACAGGGACAAGATGACCATCCCTGATCTGTACTTCGTCAACCTGGCCTTGGCGGACCTTATTCTAGTGGCGGATTCGCTCATTGAGGTCTTCAATCTCAACGAGAAGTACTACGACTATGCCGTCCTCTGTACCTTCATGTCGCTTTTCCTGCAGGTGAACATGTACAGCAGCATTTTCTTCCTGACATGGATGAGTTTTGACCGCTATGTCGCTCTTGCCAGCTCCGTTAGCAGCAGTCCGCTGCGAACGATGCAGCACGCCAAACTCAGCTGCAGCCTCATCTGGATGGCCTCCATCCTGGCGACTCTGCTCCCCTTCACCATCGTGCAGACGCAACACACCGGCGAGGTGCACTTCTGCTTCGCCAACGTCTTCGAGATCCAGTGGCTCGAGGTGACGATTGGATTTCTGGTGCCCTTCTCAGTCATTGGCCTGTGCTACTCCCTAATCGTCCGCATCCTCATGCGTGCCCAGAAGCACAGGGGACTGTGGCCGCGCAGGCAGAAGGCACTGCGCATGATCGTGGTGGTGGTGCTGGTGTTCTTTATTTGCTGGCTGCCCGAGAACGTCTTCATTAGCATCCAGCTGCTCCAGGGCACGGCCGACCCATCGAAACGCAGCGACACCACGCTGTGGCACGACTACCCGTTGACCGGGCACATCGTCAACCTGGCTGCGTTCTCCAACAGCTGCCTGAACCCGATCATTTACAGCTTCCTCGGGGAGACTTTCAGGGACAAACTGCGGCTCTTCATCAAGCGGAAGGCCAACTGGTCAGTGGTCTACCGCTTCTGTAATCACACTCTGGACTTGCACATCCCTGTCAGGGGCGAGTCCGAAGTGTAG